The Ranitomeya imitator isolate aRanImi1 chromosome 8, aRanImi1.pri, whole genome shotgun sequence genome window below encodes:
- the CISH gene encoding cytokine-inducible SH2-containing protein has product MPFRSSWTDMILCVRSPQSLLAEQRICRPSSCVGVPGFAADQVMHPLNPPVCPGHPLPAPEVPPRAPEPQPLPPPPQDNRDPEEDLLCIAKTFCYLRESGWYWGPITATEAKQRLQKMPEGVFLVRDSTHPSYLFTLSVRTNRGPTNVRIEYSDSLFRLDSNWLSKPRILSFPDVVSLVQYYVSSCNSDSSKDPASRSPPAPTSPKEPPAVHLKLLQPLHRSADSPSLQHLCRLQISRSVAPGSDLTALPLPRRMVDYLQRYPFTL; this is encoded by the exons ATGCCTTTCCGCTCTTCCTGGACAGATATGATTCTTTGTGTGAGAAG TCCACAGAGCCTGTTGGCAGAGCAAAGGATTTGTCGACCTTCGTCTTGTGTGGGGGTCCCAGGCTTTGCAGCCGACCAAGTCATGCACCCCCTGAACCCTCCCGTCTGTCCGGGGCACCCACTGCCTGCACCTGAAGTGCCCCCACGGGCGCCTGAGCCCCAGCCGCTGCCGCCACCTCCGCAGGACAACAGGGACCCCGAGGAAGATCTTCTCTGCATTGCCAAGACGTTCTGCTATCTCCGGGAATCTG GTTGGTATTGGGGGCCGATTACCGCCACAGAGGCCAAACAGAGACTCCAGAAAATGCCGGAGGGCGTCTTCCTGGTGCGGGACAGCACGCACCCCAGTTACCTCTTCACTTTATCGGTCCGGACGAACCGCGGCCCCACGAACGTTCGCATCGAGTACTCGGACAGCCTCTTCCGGCTGGACTCTAACTGGCTGTCTAAGCCGCGGATCCTCTCCTTCCCCGACGTCGTCAGCCTGGTGCAATATTACGTCTCGTCCTGCAACTCCGACAGCTCCAAGGACCCCGCCAGCCGGTCGCCCCCCGCACCCACCTCCCCTAAAGAGCCCCCGGCAGTGCACCTCAAGCTCCTGCAGCCGCTGCATCGAAGCGCGGACAGCCCGAGCCTCCAGCACCTGTGCCGGCTACAGATCAGCCGCAGCGTGGCGCCGGGCTCCGACCTCACAGCGCTGCCGCTGCCGCGGAGGATGGTGGACTACCTGCAGCGGTACCCATTCACGCTCTGA
- the LOC138647485 gene encoding basic salivary proline-rich protein 4-like, protein MSPHPPTGEDRGGSDPQKGSESDSSNVTAPPTGEDRGGSDPQKGSESDSSDVTAPPTGEDRGGSDPQKGSESDSSNVTAPPTGEDRGDQIHRKDQSLTRQMSPHPPTGEDRGGSDPQKGSESDSSNVTAPPTGEDRGDQIHRKDQSLTRQMSPHPPTGEDRGGSDPQKGSESDSSNVTAPPYRGGQGGSDPQKGSESDSSDVTAPPTGEDRGGSDPQKGSESDSSNVTAPPTGEDRGGSDPQKGSESDSSDVTAPPYRGGQGGIRSTEGIRVRLVRCHRTPLQGRTGGGSDPQKGSESDSSDVTAPPYRGGQGVIRSTEGIRVRLVKCHRTPYRGGQGGSYPQKGSESDSSNVTAPPYRGGQGGSDPQKGSESDSSDVTAPPTGEDRGDQTSETLGGPGGRPCGDRIAHILRMI, encoded by the coding sequence ATGTCACCGCACCCCCCTACAGGGGAGGACAGGGGGGGATCAGATCCACAGAAGGGATCAGAGTCTGACTCGTCAAATGTCACCGCACCCCCTACAGGGGAGGACAGGGGGGGATCAGATCCACAGAAGGGATCAGAGTCTGACTCGTCAGATGTCACCGCACCCCCTACAGGGGAGGACAGGGGGGGATCAGATCCACAGAAGGGATCAGAGTCCGACTCGTCAAATGTCACCGCACCCCCTACAGGGGAGGACAGGGGGGATCAGATCCACAGAAAGGATCAGAGTCTGACTCGTCAGATGTCACCGCACCCCCCTACAGGGGAGGACAGGGGGGGATCAGATCCACAGAAGGGATCAGAGTCTGACTCGTCAAATGTCACCGCACCCCCTACAGGGGAGGACAGGGGGGATCAGATCCACAGAAAGGATCAGAGTCTGACTCGTCAAATGTCACCGCACCCCCCTACAGGGGAGGACAGGGGGGGATCAGATCCACAGAAGGGATCAGAGTCTGACTCGTCAAATGTCACCGCACCCCCCTACAGGGGAGGACAGGGGGGATCAGATCCACAGAAGGGATCAGAGTCTGACTCGTCAGATGTCACCGCACCCCCTACAGGGGAGGACAGGGGGGGATCAGATCCACAGAAGGGATCAGAGTCTGACTCGTCAAATGTCACCGCACCCCCTACAGGGGAGGACAGGGGGGGATCAGATCCACAGAAGGGATCAGAGTCCGACTCGTCAGATGTCACCGCACCCCCCTACAGGGGAGGACAGGGGGGGATCAGATCCACAGAAGGGATCAGAGTCCGACTCGTCAGATGTCACCGCACCCCCCTTCAGGGGAGAACGGGGGGGGGATCAGATCCACAGAAGGGATCAGAGTCTGACTCGTCAGATGTCACCGCACCCCCCTACAGGGGAGGACAGGGGGTGATCAGATCCACAGAAGGGATCAGAGTCCGACTCGTCAAATGTCACCGCACCCCCTACAGGGGAGGACAGGGGGGATCATATCCACAGAAAGGATCAGAGTCTGACTCGTCAAATGTCACCGCACCCCCCTACAGGGGAGGACAGGGGGGATCAGATCCACAGAAGGGATCAGAGTCCGACTCGTCAGATGTCACCGCACCCCCTACAGGGGAGGACAGGGGGGATCAGACCTCGGAAACGTTAGGAGGGCCGGGGGGCCGCCCCTGTGGTGATAGAATTGCTCATATTCTGAGAATGATCTGA
- the HEMK1 gene encoding MTRF1L release factor glutamine methyltransferase isoform X2 has translation MQPLLRQFLAKVAHIPVPCRRMGATGMTAGKLASYWEKVFHQHGIPEPEDSSQILIAHALGAKTMHSIGSCAARSPVSADQLLLVEKMAQQRLKRVPVQYIIGEWDFLDMTLEMRPPVLIPRPETEELVGLVVADCEELHRSAEDSILEVGCGSGAVSLALLRRIPQVRVIAIDKSKAAVSLTRDNAVRLGLQHRLHLLQHDVLTDPIERLLDLGAVSAVVSNPPYICTEDMSQLEPEILRYEDHSALHGGLDGMDVMKGILRLAPLMLKDGGDVYLEGDPRHPEMVQKWLEDHPEGRLQLLNIVKDFCGKPRFIHLRRRQSSEH, from the exons ATGCAACCTTTACTGCGCCAGTTTCTTGCCAAAGTTGCCCATATACCAGTGCCGTGCCGTAGGATGGGGGCAACAGGAATGACAGCGGGTAAACTGGCATCATACTGGGAGAAAGTCTTCCATCAACATGGGATCCCTGAGCCCGAGGACTCCAGCCAAATACTAATCGCTCATGCACTGGGAGCAAAGACG ATGCACAGTATCGGATCCTGCGCAGCGCGTTCTCCAGTGTCTGCCGATCAGCTGCTGCTTGTAGAGAAAATGGCACAACAACGTCTGAAGAG GGTTCCCGTCCAATATATAATTGGAGAATGGGACTTCCTGGACATGACGCTAGAAATGAGACCCCCAGTGCTGATCCCGCGGCCGGAGACGGAG GAGCTCGTGGGGCTGGTGGTGGCCGACTGCGAGGAGCTGCACCGTTCTGCCGAGGACTCCATACTAGAGGTTGGCTGTGGATCAGGAGCTGTGTCCTTGGCGTTACTCCGGAGGATCCCTCAG GTGCGCGTCATCGCCATAGATAAATCCAAGGCCGCTGTGAGTCTGACCCGGGATAACGCCGTGAG GCTCGGCCTGCAGCACAGACTTCACCTTCTGCAGCACGACGTTTTGACCG ATCCCATAGAGCGACTTCTGGATCTGGGGGCCGTGTCTGCGGTGGTCAGTAATCCGCCCTATATATGTACAGAGGACATGAGTCAGCTGGAGCCGGAGATCCTCAG ATATGAAGACCACTCAGCATTACATGGGGGTCTCGATGGCATGGATGTGATGAAGGGGATCCTACGTCTTGCACCGCTCATGCTAAAGGACGGGGG TGATGTTTATCTGGAGGGGGATCCTCGGCATCCTGAGAtggtgcaaaaatggctggaagacCACCCAGAGGGGCGACTACAGCTCCTGAATATAGTGAAGGATTTCTGCGGCAA ACCTCGCTTCATCCATCTACGGAGGAGACAAAGCTCCGAGCACTGA
- the HEMK1 gene encoding MTRF1L release factor glutamine methyltransferase isoform X1 — MVMRRKETEPLGTNVLVLRFLEIPEVVMQPLLRQFLAKVAHIPVPCRRMGATGMTAGKLASYWEKVFHQHGIPEPEDSSQILIAHALGAKTMHSIGSCAARSPVSADQLLLVEKMAQQRLKRVPVQYIIGEWDFLDMTLEMRPPVLIPRPETEELVGLVVADCEELHRSAEDSILEVGCGSGAVSLALLRRIPQVRVIAIDKSKAAVSLTRDNAVRLGLQHRLHLLQHDVLTDPIERLLDLGAVSAVVSNPPYICTEDMSQLEPEILRYEDHSALHGGLDGMDVMKGILRLAPLMLKDGGDVYLEGDPRHPEMVQKWLEDHPEGRLQLLNIVKDFCGKPRFIHLRRRQSSEH; from the exons atggtCATGCGCAGGAAAGAAACGGAACCTTTAGGAACTAATGTTCTGGTGCTTCGTTTTCTGGAGATTCCGGAAGTG GTCATGCAACCTTTACTGCGCCAGTTTCTTGCCAAAGTTGCCCATATACCAGTGCCGTGCCGTAGGATGGGGGCAACAGGAATGACAGCGGGTAAACTGGCATCATACTGGGAGAAAGTCTTCCATCAACATGGGATCCCTGAGCCCGAGGACTCCAGCCAAATACTAATCGCTCATGCACTGGGAGCAAAGACG ATGCACAGTATCGGATCCTGCGCAGCGCGTTCTCCAGTGTCTGCCGATCAGCTGCTGCTTGTAGAGAAAATGGCACAACAACGTCTGAAGAG GGTTCCCGTCCAATATATAATTGGAGAATGGGACTTCCTGGACATGACGCTAGAAATGAGACCCCCAGTGCTGATCCCGCGGCCGGAGACGGAG GAGCTCGTGGGGCTGGTGGTGGCCGACTGCGAGGAGCTGCACCGTTCTGCCGAGGACTCCATACTAGAGGTTGGCTGTGGATCAGGAGCTGTGTCCTTGGCGTTACTCCGGAGGATCCCTCAG GTGCGCGTCATCGCCATAGATAAATCCAAGGCCGCTGTGAGTCTGACCCGGGATAACGCCGTGAG GCTCGGCCTGCAGCACAGACTTCACCTTCTGCAGCACGACGTTTTGACCG ATCCCATAGAGCGACTTCTGGATCTGGGGGCCGTGTCTGCGGTGGTCAGTAATCCGCCCTATATATGTACAGAGGACATGAGTCAGCTGGAGCCGGAGATCCTCAG ATATGAAGACCACTCAGCATTACATGGGGGTCTCGATGGCATGGATGTGATGAAGGGGATCCTACGTCTTGCACCGCTCATGCTAAAGGACGGGGG TGATGTTTATCTGGAGGGGGATCCTCGGCATCCTGAGAtggtgcaaaaatggctggaagacCACCCAGAGGGGCGACTACAGCTCCTGAATATAGTGAAGGATTTCTGCGGCAA ACCTCGCTTCATCCATCTACGGAGGAGACAAAGCTCCGAGCACTGA